A genomic stretch from Azospirillum lipoferum 4B includes:
- a CDS encoding formate hydrogenlyase maturation HycH family protein, which yields MNTPAQADPGSIPGLRAGRGVAPEVVFYQLNAKVLERKEDIPEDARQVVYYSLAIGHHIGVFDCFKPAFRCTTAVFDRVLETLKDNEEAHRKLSGLLRFGEITVDSTHTRPLMAAIEAVLPTAPPDVAAWLDRLRTALDAIRREPAIYLMGRRLS from the coding sequence ATGAACACCCCAGCACAAGCCGATCCCGGCTCCATTCCCGGCTTGCGCGCCGGCCGCGGCGTGGCGCCGGAGGTGGTGTTCTACCAGCTGAACGCCAAGGTGCTGGAGCGGAAGGAGGACATCCCGGAGGATGCCAGGCAGGTGGTCTACTATTCGCTGGCCATCGGGCATCACATCGGCGTGTTCGACTGCTTCAAGCCGGCCTTCCGCTGCACCACCGCGGTGTTCGACCGCGTGCTGGAGACGCTGAAGGACAACGAGGAGGCACACCGCAAGCTGTCCGGCCTGCTGCGCTTCGGCGAGATCACGGTGGACAGCACCCACACCCGGCCGCTGATGGCCGCCATCGAGGCGGTGCTGCCGACCGCCCCGCCCGACGTGGCGGCATGGCTGGACCGGCTGCGCACGGCGCTGGACGCCATCCGGCGCGAACCCGCGATCTATCTGATGGGGAGACGGCTGTCATGA
- the hycI gene encoding hydrogenase maturation peptidase HycI — protein MTDVVFTVGNVLRGDDGAGPLLAQLLDEQPAPGWTVVDGEDVPENHTHHIRSLAPQRVLIVDAADMELPPGEVRLIGQDSVAEQFMVTTHAIPLNFLIDSLRETVPEILFLGIQPQDTSFFAPVTSTVRCSVEAVHDRLVRGEGFEVYETVG, from the coding sequence ATGACCGATGTCGTATTCACGGTAGGAAACGTCCTGCGCGGCGACGACGGGGCCGGCCCGCTGCTGGCCCAGCTGCTCGACGAGCAGCCGGCCCCCGGCTGGACCGTGGTGGACGGGGAGGATGTCCCGGAAAACCACACCCACCATATCCGCTCGCTGGCGCCGCAGCGGGTGCTGATCGTCGATGCCGCCGACATGGAACTGCCGCCGGGCGAGGTCCGGCTGATCGGGCAGGACAGCGTCGCCGAGCAGTTCATGGTCACCACCCACGCCATTCCGCTGAACTTCCTGATCGACAGCCTGCGGGAGACCGTGCCGGAGATTCTGTTCCTGGGTATACAGCCGCAGGACACCAGCTTCTTCGCGCCGGTCACCAGCACCGTCCGCTGCTCCGTGGAGGCCGTGCACGACCGGCTCGTCCGCGGCGAGGGTTTCGAGGTCTACGAAACGGTGGGCTGA
- a CDS encoding formate hydrogenlyase complex iron-sulfur subunit, with amino-acid sequence MLKLLMEIFRTGEATVQYPFAPMPVCKDFRGKPEHRAEGCIACAACTVACPANAIGMETDTAAGNRIWSIDYGRCVFCGRCEESCPTGAIRLSDDFELAVGSKADLTRKAVFTLADCACCGKPFAPAKEVDYVARLLSQSARSAEEADRLRLTVSTCPACKRAQDVHHIAGMGIGRQMTKEPETTP; translated from the coding sequence ATGCTCAAGCTACTCATGGAAATCTTCCGCACGGGCGAGGCGACGGTCCAGTACCCCTTCGCTCCCATGCCGGTCTGCAAGGACTTCCGCGGCAAGCCGGAACACAGGGCAGAGGGCTGCATCGCCTGCGCGGCCTGCACCGTCGCCTGTCCGGCCAACGCCATCGGGATGGAGACCGACACCGCCGCCGGCAACCGCATCTGGTCGATCGATTACGGGCGCTGCGTCTTCTGCGGCCGCTGCGAGGAATCCTGTCCGACCGGCGCCATCCGCCTGTCCGACGATTTCGAGCTGGCGGTCGGCAGCAAGGCCGACCTGACGCGCAAGGCGGTCTTCACGCTGGCCGACTGCGCCTGCTGCGGCAAGCCCTTCGCCCCGGCCAAGGAGGTCGATTACGTCGCCCGCCTGCTGAGCCAGTCGGCCCGCAGTGCCGAGGAGGCCGACCGGCTGCGCCTGACCGTCTCGACCTGCCCGGCCTGCAAGCGCGCCCAGGATGTCCACCACATCGCCGGCATGGGAATCGGCCGGCAGATGACCAAGGAACCGGAGACCACGCCATGA
- a CDS encoding hydrogenase large subunit, which yields MNLITPDRVGSGYIASLRESLPHAILDESWQTESQVTITVKPVSLPDVVASLYYDQNGWLSVVVGNDERPLNGGYAVYYVLSMEGGDKCHVVVRCEVPADTLEYPSVTPRVPACVWGEREVRDMFGLRPVGLPDERRLVLPDDWPDELYPLRKDSMDYRLRPAPTSDDETYQFINEAKQETRVVPLGPLHITSDEPGHFRLFVDGEDIIDADYRMFYVHRGMEKVAETRMGYNDVTFLADRVCGICGYAHSVAYASSVENALGIKVPPRAQAIRSILLETERMHSHLLNLGLVCHFIGFDTGFMQFFRVREKAMTLAELLTGARKTYALNLIGGVRRDILGDQQAKTRELVAELRDDVTRLVDVLLSTANVSGRVKGVGRLDPQIARDYSPVGPVVRGSGHRRDTRADHAFAGYKLLDMPVHVEQGCDVLSRTLVRVAEFFDSLWIIEKLLDNAPAGPVLTEDFTYVPHKFALGFTEAPRGEDIHWSMTGDNQKLYRWRCRASTYNNWPVLRYMLRGNTVSDAPLIVGSIDPCYSCTDRVTVVDVRKKRSKTIAYKEMERYCRERTDSPLK from the coding sequence ATGAACCTCATCACTCCGGACCGGGTCGGGAGCGGCTACATCGCCTCCCTGCGCGAGAGCCTGCCCCATGCGATCCTCGACGAGTCCTGGCAGACCGAGTCCCAGGTCACCATCACGGTCAAGCCCGTCTCGCTGCCCGACGTCGTCGCCAGCCTCTATTACGACCAGAATGGCTGGCTGTCGGTGGTCGTCGGCAACGACGAACGGCCGCTGAACGGCGGCTACGCCGTCTACTATGTCCTGTCGATGGAGGGCGGCGACAAGTGCCATGTGGTGGTGCGCTGCGAGGTGCCGGCCGACACGCTGGAATACCCGTCCGTCACCCCGCGGGTGCCCGCCTGCGTCTGGGGCGAGCGCGAGGTGCGCGACATGTTCGGCCTGCGCCCGGTCGGGCTGCCGGACGAACGCCGCCTCGTCCTGCCCGACGATTGGCCGGACGAGCTGTATCCGCTGCGCAAGGATTCGATGGACTACCGGCTGCGCCCGGCGCCGACCAGCGACGACGAAACCTACCAGTTCATCAACGAGGCCAAGCAGGAGACGCGCGTCGTCCCGCTGGGGCCGCTGCACATCACCTCCGACGAGCCCGGCCATTTCCGCCTGTTCGTCGATGGCGAGGACATCATCGACGCCGATTACCGCATGTTCTACGTCCACCGCGGCATGGAGAAGGTGGCCGAGACGCGGATGGGCTACAATGACGTCACCTTCCTGGCCGACCGCGTCTGCGGCATCTGCGGCTACGCCCACAGCGTCGCCTATGCCAGCTCTGTGGAAAACGCGCTGGGCATCAAGGTGCCGCCGCGGGCCCAGGCCATCCGCTCCATCCTGCTGGAGACGGAGCGGATGCACAGCCATCTGCTGAATCTCGGCCTCGTCTGCCATTTCATCGGCTTCGACACCGGCTTCATGCAGTTCTTCCGCGTGCGCGAGAAGGCGATGACGCTGGCCGAACTGCTGACCGGCGCGCGCAAGACCTATGCGCTGAACCTGATCGGCGGCGTGCGCCGCGACATCCTGGGCGACCAGCAGGCGAAGACCCGCGAACTGGTCGCCGAGCTGCGCGACGACGTGACCCGGCTGGTCGATGTGCTGCTGTCCACCGCCAATGTCAGCGGCCGCGTCAAGGGCGTCGGCCGGCTCGATCCGCAGATCGCCCGCGACTACAGCCCGGTCGGGCCGGTGGTGCGCGGCAGCGGCCACCGCCGCGACACCCGCGCCGACCATGCCTTCGCCGGCTACAAGCTGCTCGACATGCCGGTCCATGTCGAACAGGGCTGCGACGTGCTGTCCCGCACGCTGGTGCGGGTGGCGGAATTCTTCGACAGCCTGTGGATCATCGAGAAGCTGCTGGACAACGCCCCGGCCGGCCCGGTGTTGACCGAGGATTTCACCTATGTCCCGCACAAGTTCGCGCTGGGCTTCACCGAGGCGCCGCGCGGCGAGGACATCCACTGGTCGATGACCGGCGACAACCAGAAGCTCTACCGCTGGCGCTGCCGCGCCTCGACCTACAACAACTGGCCGGTGCTGCGCTACATGCTGCGCGGCAATACGGTGTCGGACGCCCCGCTGATCGTGGGCAGCATCGACCCCTGCTATTCCTGCACCGACCGCGTGACCGTCGTCGACGTTCGCAAGAAGCGCTCCAAGACCATCGCCTACAAGGAGATGGAGCGCTACTGCCGCGAACGCACGGATTCACCGCTGAAGTGA
- a CDS encoding NADH-quinone oxidoreductase subunit B family protein has product MNIPVDPKTLVAEMSPVSTSEQIATMKKALLKNIQRSAYVYRVDCGGCNGCEIEIFSSITPVFDAERFGIKVVASPRHADILLFTGAVTRAMRMPALRAYEAAPDPKIVVSYGACGCTGGIFHDLYCVWGGTDNIVPVDVYIPGCPPTPAATIHGFAVALGLLEQKLKAEIHVEAAGETAALPHPDIPYALRVRLEREARRMAGYRQGRDIAEEFMALLEGHARTPGSFSLSERMMEAIGEERDPRRAEIIGRLVDVVQQAIRGEAA; this is encoded by the coding sequence ATGAACATCCCGGTAGACCCCAAGACCCTGGTGGCGGAGATGTCACCGGTCTCCACCAGCGAACAGATTGCCACGATGAAGAAGGCGCTGCTGAAGAACATCCAGCGCTCCGCCTACGTCTATCGCGTCGATTGCGGCGGCTGCAACGGCTGCGAGATCGAGATCTTCTCGTCCATCACGCCGGTGTTCGACGCGGAGCGCTTCGGCATCAAGGTGGTGGCCTCGCCCCGCCATGCCGACATCCTGCTGTTCACCGGGGCGGTGACCCGCGCCATGCGGATGCCGGCGCTGCGCGCCTACGAGGCGGCGCCCGACCCGAAGATCGTCGTGTCCTACGGCGCCTGCGGCTGTACCGGGGGCATCTTCCACGACCTGTATTGCGTCTGGGGCGGCACCGACAACATCGTGCCGGTGGACGTCTACATCCCCGGCTGCCCGCCGACGCCGGCGGCGACCATCCATGGCTTCGCCGTGGCGCTGGGCCTGCTGGAGCAGAAGCTGAAGGCCGAGATCCATGTCGAGGCCGCCGGCGAAACCGCCGCCCTGCCCCATCCCGACATCCCCTATGCGCTGCGGGTCCGGCTGGAACGTGAGGCACGGCGGATGGCCGGCTACCGCCAGGGCCGCGACATCGCGGAAGAGTTCATGGCCCTGCTGGAAGGGCATGCGCGCACACCCGGCTCCTTCAGCCTGTCCGAACGGATGATGGAGGCCATCGGTGAGGAACGCGACCCGCGCCGTGCCGAGATCATCGGCCGGCTGGTCGATGTCGTGCAGCAGGCCATCCGGGGAGAAGCGGCATGA